TTACACTGAGCGGGAGACCATAGCAGGCATTCCTTACAACTGCACCCTAACTCAAGGAGAAATACATGACCACATGAACATGACCACAGCTCAGACTGAACACCTTACAACATGAACATGGTCAACACAGACTGAACACCTTACAACATGAACATGCCCAGCTCAGACTGAACACTTTACCTCATGAACACAACTGCTTTTTTCCTACAAACATTTTCCTACCAACTTGACCACCCAAAAACGGATGTcctcataaatacacatactTGAGACAGCTTGTGTACACTCACTGAAACAAGAAAGGTTAATACCTCTTACTGACCTCTTCATGTGTGGCTTcagacataacaaacacacacatacacacacaatctgtctcttcatctctcaatCTTCATGTCCCTAGAGGTCCTTTAACCATTTGTTTACAACCCCCAATACCTTCTCATGagaaaacaacccccccccccccacacacacacacacacccgcacacacaaacacacacacacacccgcacacagacacacacacacacaaacacacacacccgcacacagacacacacacacacacacacacacacacacacacactttccaccaTCTTTTCACCACCAGCAAGGGTGGTAGTATTCATTACTGAATGCCTGTTCTCCCCCATGAGATCTGTCTCAATGTGGATGTTGAAAGGTGTACATGAGTTTACGTGTCCAGGGTATGTCATGCGTTATTCAGTCAGTGCCATGTTGACAGTAAGGACGATGGTGGTGGCATTATCTCATCTGTGTGAAGCGGTTGGTGATACCTGATCTTGTTGTGTGTGACACCAGCAGACTGAGAGGAAACACATCTggtggagaggagtgtgttccaCTAATGATCCCTTACATcagccatatgtgtgtgtgtatgtgtgtgtgtgtgtgtgtgtgtgtgtgtgtgtgtgtgtgtgtgtgtgtgtgtgtgtgtgtgtgtgtgtgtgtgtgtgtgtgtgtgtgtgtgtgtgtgtgtgtgtattgtatataCTTCATCCATTAAGAGGAACCAGGTCCAACTCTCTCAGCAGGCCTTCCTATGTCACTGAtgataattagtgtgtgtgtgtgtgtgtgtttgtgtgtatgaggagcGAGGGGTAGACACCAAGTCTGGGTGTTACTGGTCAgctacaaatgcacacacacacacacacacacacacacacacacacacacacacacacacacacacacacttacagtcatCTGCAAAAGCTCACAGGCTtacctccagcacacacacacccacatccaacccccccccccgcgccacacacaccccataaacAGCAGGCTGACTACTCTACACATGACAgttcagacagaagagagacgCCTGCCTTTACATAAACACTCCACAGGTGCCGCCAGCCCCTGAGATTACACTTCATGGAAATGTTTGTGTGAAGCATACTTCAgatatgtgcatgtcatttttaTAGCCTGGCTTAGATCACTGGGTCAGATCAGATAAGACACATGGCATGATTATTATTAACATAATTCAATGTATTATAGAGTGTATATCTACCCTGTACAATGCATTATAGGTATCTACAGCGTATTCAGAAAGCATACAGAAAGTCTTCGCCTCgtcactcaaacactcaaacgACGAagtgaaaacaaacattttagaaatgtttaaaaataaacataacaataataaataaaaaaaatcaagattCATGCGAGAACAGGTCTGAATGTTTTCCAAATGCACTGTTCATTTGAAATGATTTGAGAAATGGTCCAAATgctagcatgtgtgtatggccaCAGTGTTTCCCATCTGGAGTATTTAGCACTGGGTTATCTACTCCCCTGTGAAGTGTTACACCTCTGCGTCTCTCTCCTTTATTACTCAGGTGAAACTGCCTTAAGGGTAAGCAAGAGTAACCGGttatccacaacacacacacacactttcaaagaaaacaagaaTGTTTTCCATGTAAATGCTCTTTAACATACCCAAATGagcgcatacacatacacacaggcgtACTGACCCTACAGCATGCCGCAGCATATCTCGTTCAGGTTTAAAAGTAAAAATACTGTGCACACGTCCAATGCCAGATGGCCAGAAGGACTGGAAAGGCAAGACTGAAGGAGAGTCCCTGGCTGCGTGCAGTTCAGTGACTCTACGAGATACTTTTCATTAGTTTTTTTATCAAAAATGAATTTGCGCAGTAAGAGACAATACAATGTTCAATCCAGTCCCATCCTGTAGACTACTAACAGCATTATTACATCACTCTCACGCTAGATGTTCGTCAGACATTTCTGCACCAACAGCTGTGCAAAGAGCTGGAGCTCACAGAAAGTGAAAGAGCGACCCTGAGGCGAGTGGCCAGATAAGGGCCCTTTGCTGAAGACTATGGCTTAGGGGAGAGTAAATCAGATCAGGgagccacccacccacacacacacacacacgcccacacacatacacacagacacacacacaagcacgcacacatccacacacccacccacacacacacatacacaaggagaGCAGGTGGAGTAGATGTCGGCACCTTATACTTAGGTCTTTGTGTTGACAGATGTTTCGCCTGGTGTGTAAAGTCATAAACAAGTAGATATGGTGAAAGGACAGATGATTCTGAACTGAGAAACATTTACAGAGACAGTGGTAACCCCACCTGCTTAAAGAAAACGATGGGGTTTTAGATAGCCAGGAATGTCTTGGAGCAGAAGAAGGGGAAAGCTGATTAGTattgggggggtgtgtgtgtgtgtgtgtgtgtgtgtgtgtgtgtgggtgtgtgtgtgtgtgtgtgtgtgtgtgtgtgtgtgtgtgtgtgtgtgtgtgtgaatgtccacAGAGAGCCCGGAGCACTTGAGCCTGTGTGTTGGGAGATTCTGTACTGATATACCATGCAGGTGCATGCTACTTCTAAGTCTTACTCAATACTTGGCTTAGAGTCCTgtgtagttgttttttttctgtgtgtaagtgtgtaggtgtgtgtgtgtgtgtgtgtgtgtgtgtatatacatgtgtttatgcgtgtgtgtgtgtgtgtgtgtgtgtgtgtgtgtatatatatatacatgtgtttgtgcgtgtgtgtgtgtgtgtgtgtaagcgtgtgtgtgaatgtgagtttaTTTGtgcagtgtatgtatgtgtgtgtgtttgtgtgtgtgtgtgtgtgtgtgtgtgtgtgtgtttgtgtgtgtgtgtgtgtgtgtgtggagtgattgactgagagacggagaggtTCTTCCGGCTATGTGGGCTCTTCTAATGCCAGTGTACTGAGTCATGCTTCAGCTTCATGTTCATTACTGTCCCGAGTGTGAGTTATGGAGTTAtagtttcaacacacacacacacacacacacacacacacacacacacacaaacacacacacacgtatacacatacacaaacacacacacacacacacatatacacatacacacacaaggagacacacatacacacacacttaccttcacacacatacctttcaAATCTGCAGAACAAatttgcatacaaacacacacacagcaagagagagagagaaggggggaggggggagagagagaccttaaATAGACACTTCTAACACACACCTAGGTACGACCTGGAGAGCTCCCCTGGTAAGGACCTGAGAGATTTCTCTCATGCCAGAGTTGTGACATTCTGCATTCCGTCTGTTTCCTTTACGGCAACCCTCAGGTATACTCATAAACCTGACAATGGGGTCAACAGGCTTTTCACtctgttggtctctctctcttcttttcttttctcagcttccttttctctctctctctctgtcctctttttctctctctctttctactctctCTTAAAGCATATTATTATATCTTACAGTATCCACAATCACCCTGCCGCCATGTCCTTGTCTTTACCTTGTTTTTtgttgagtctgtctgtgtgtgtgtgtgtgtgtgtgtgtgttagtttgcaaacaagtttgtgtgcatgtctgtgtgtgtgtgtgtgtgtatttgtgtgtgcgcctaCGTGACCAACCTTCCGACGAGGCCTGAGTGTCCTAACTAGTCTTTAACACTGAGATAACATGACACTACCCTCTGCCTGTCCAATTAGCGCCAGGGTGAGAGTGCACCCCACTTGTCCTTTGAGTGAATATGcaactgctgacacacacacacacacacacacacacacacacacacacacacacacacacacaaacatacacacttacacacacacacaaacttatcaGGCCTGGGGATGAtacagtgtgcatgtgagggAGACATGGTTACTGTCCTCTGTCTGCACATAGGGAGGGATCCACACTGACATCTACAGGCAGAAAGGTGTTATAGCAAAGAGGTGAATGGCTGGCCAAACTTCAGCATTCCTGGAACTCTTGAGTTCTTAGCTGCCCAGTCAAGAACCCATTAATTGGAAGCTGACAGCAAGAACAAATAAGGCTGTAAATGGAAATCAGAAGATTGGATTGGCTTAAATGGACCAAAGACTTCTTTATGTGTAATGTCAGAGGATTTGTAAAGATAACAACATTGTCGTGTCCTTACTGTCTTCACTGCTACAGTAAGATGTCTCTAGATGTATTCAtagaatatgtatgtgtgtggtattggggggggggggggggggaggcacctctgttcatttacattaaaaaaatctaaaaccATCAAGTCAAAGGCCAACAGCCCTACATAAATGAGACATAATCCCCAAGTGCTAAACTAGATGAAATGATTTAATATATATTAGTCTTTGTTGACTTCTAGGAAAGACATTATTTTTAAGCACCTGAGGCTTGTGTCCAATACTTTATTTTCTGACTTCTTCTTTCCAAgggctgagagggagaaagacagagagagagaagggaggataCCACAGTGAGATAGGGAGAGTGGACAGAATtatggtcttgtgtgtgtgtgtgtgtgtgtgtgtgtgtgtgtgtgtgtgtgtgtgttgaaactgTAACTCCATAACTCACACTCGGGACAGTAATGAACATGAAGCTGAAGCATGACTCAGTGCACTGGCATTAGAAGAGCCCACATAGCCGgaagaacctgtgtgtgtgtgtttgagtgtatgtatctgtttctgtgtctatgTGGTCACAGTCAGTTCTCAGTATTGAccttgtgtgtgagggagtgcctgcctccctgcctgcgCCCCTGCCTGCGCCCCTCTCAGCCTCCCTCAGCCTCCCTCAGCCTCCTGCACATTTCTGGCATTGCTGCAGCCTGAGTGTCATGATAAGcgcctggagggagagagggagggacagccccccctctctctctctctctctttcatttccttcCCCTCTACCATCACTCTTTCCAAATCTACATCCATCATCCCCTCAATTTGTCTTCAACTCCAACTCTGGACCGATTTCCTGCCCCTGAGGGGCCCTATCCTttcctatcctcctctctcctcttctcccctctctctcttctgtaaatgtctctgaaccttctctccctcttccatctccaccctcttttctttcctttcctctccccctctctcctctcctctccagtagCACCTCCACTgaccctcccttctctccctctccctctctcctcctcctccttctctcctctcccctctccctctgctcctcctctcctctccctctttcccctcctctcctctccctctgcttctctcctctcctctccctatttcctctccctctctccctctgcttctctcctttcctctccctctctcctctcctctccctcttcctctctcctctcctctcctctccctcctgactGCTGTGCTGTGGGGTTGGCTGAGCTCCAGCACCCTGTGGAAACTCTGAGCGGATCCcacctctcctcgcctctcctggGCTTGGCCATGGCCTGGCTTCCTTCcctcctcttgctctctattCTTTAGCTTTTATGATTGTTTCCAAGACGaaaaaataagtgtgtgtgtgtgtgtgtgtttgtgtgtgagagagtgagtgtgtacaggtgtgtatgcacatgtgtgtgtgtgtgtgtgtgtgtgtgtgagagagagagtgagaaaggcagagagagagagagagtgtacatgtgtgcgtgtgtgtgtgcatgagtgtgtgagagagagagagaaagggagagagagagagagagagtgtacatgtgtgtgtgtgtgtgtgtgtgtgtgtgtgtgtgtgtgtgcatgtgtgtgtgtgtgtgtgtgtgcatgtgtgcctgacagcaagagagagaaagagagtgagtgtgggtgtaagtgtcTGTCGTGTCTCAGCTTacctgtgtatgcatgttcaGACCCGCCAAATATATTGTATTGCCTATTTCCATGTAATAAAGCTGCCACAGAGCCTTACATTTAGAGTCACCTTTACACTTCAGGTCACATTCCGTCCCACCACACTCTGTACTTGAAAACTGTCCAAGATTGAACaatggcagggtgtgtgtgtgtgtgtgtgtgtgagtgagtgtgtccgtgtgtgtccgtgtgtgtgaccTGGTCATTCTGGCAGCCATTTTCCAGCTGTGTTTCTAATCCTCTTCAAAATGGTATCTCACCCGAGAGCCATCCAAGCGGAAATAAAGTTACAGGTCTGCTACTGTCGACAGTCTTTCACGACTGACACAAACTGCTTTTAGAGCAATTTCTCTGGATCACGTAGCCTGCTGGAGCATGGAGCTCGCTTAAGGGGAATTTacttgaagagagagagagagagagagagagagagagaaagaaagaaagagagagaaatagggagttTGTAATGGGACAGCATGTACTGAGACGCAGCAGATCTTGCAGAtccagaaaagaaacaaaaaagctTTTCCAAGCCAGGAGTGGGCACCCACTGAAGAGGTTTTAATGGACGAATGTACTTGAAAGCTATTTCAAAAGGAATTCCAAGTCTTAGGCACGCTGCAAAACCAGGGCCTGGTGGaaatatccttttttttttctcagatgaATCATCCCCCAGAGCTCTTGCAGGGCATGTGGTGGTACACTGCATTGGGGCTGAATGAATAAGCTGCTATAAAAAAACGAGTTTGTTTTGGTGCCATGTGGAAACTATGGAAACAATGACAGAATTTTGCAATCACAAGATTCACTGATGTATCATGCACAAGCTTCAGACAAACACTATGATTACCCTGGCAactcagaagaagaaaaaaaagaaatctctcAATGTAGGTTATGGAGTGATTCTGCTCATGACTGTATTGTCAAGCAAGACTTTACTACGGGTTGCTGCTGAAAGTAGTCTATCAGTTTTCATGACATAAGGTCCTTCCACCATGACACCAAGCACAATTAGACTGTAAGAGATCTTTCCACCATGACAAAGCACAATTAGACTAAGGGATTATACTCTGACAGCTGCATGATGGGAATTTGAGTGCCTGTAACCTTACATTCTTTATACTATTTTATATAaagtactactactaccactgtCACACTGTGAGGTGAAGATTGCCGTACTACCTGAAAAAGAGGTTACCCTCTCTGTACTACCTATCACATTGTATTTAAGAAGTGAGCATCTCTATATTCTCAATGAACAATGTTTCCTTCCTCTGCTTACAATCAAAAACTAACCCGaggttctatgtgtgtgtttgtgtattttctcTTCAGGAGGAAAATGAGATCCCCTCCAGTGTGTTCGTGAAGGAGTCTCCTCCGTTCCCCCGCGACGTGGAGGAGAATCCAGCGTTGGACACCAACCGCTCGCACGAGGAGGGCCTGCAGACCATCAACCTGTCCTCGGACGAGGAGCTGGGcctggacgaggaggaggaggatgagagcaTCGGCGTGCTGGAGCTGCAGGGCGAGCACATGGAGAAGTCGCGCGCTGAGAAGATGAAGCGCTCCAGCCTGAAAAAGATGGACAGCATGAAGAAGGCCTTCTCGCGCCAGAACATCGAGAAGAAGATGAACAAGATCGGCACCAAGATCGTGTCGGTCGAGCAGCGCGAGAAGATCAAGAAGAGCCTGACGCCCACCTACCCAAACACGTTCAAGGTCTCACCGCTGCACTTCAGCTTGCGGAAGCACCGTGGGGGCAAAGGTGGGGGCGAGGCCGAGGCAGACCCAGAGGCCGTCGCCGGGGACCAGGACGAGAACTCCCCCACAGCGGTGGCCTCTATCGAGCTGGCGCCCATCAGCCCGGGGGAGGACCTCTCCTTCTCCGAGCTCCACCCTCAGCTGGCACCCGACACAGAGGAGGCCAAGGCCACCGTGGAGTCCATGGAGAAGGAGCTGGACCTCTCTGCCTCGGTGGAGGAGGTGAGCCGGGAGTACGCGCTCTCGGCCACCCTCCCTCAGGACGCCTCGGTCTGCAACGGcactgagggagaggggaaggaggatgaggaggaggagaaggaggtggccgaggcaaaggagggagagacagaagtggtggtggagcaggaggagcctGAGGAGGATCGGGAGGTgaaagggaagggggagagCGCAGAGGCAAACGAGAGTCCAGCTGGGGAGGAGGCGGCGGCAGAGGCAGCGCCCCCCGTACCCGAGGCTGTGGCCGTGCAGCAGGCGTCCTAATAACCCCCAACCATGCctgagcccaacacacacacacacacatacacacacatcttcatcatccAGCCCTGAATCCAACAgtcccacacaacacaccttaACCATATGTCACCCCAACActcgcaaacatacacactcctctttCCTGCCACCCATCCCATTCTCAAAACCCATAAGAATACACCTCATCTCTGGACATGAATCTCCCCAGTCACATGCACCATCCCTGGACATGAAtccccacagacacatgcaccaTATCTGGACATTACACGCCACCTATTCAACCTGTTCTTATACAAATAAACGGTGACTTATCTTTGGGACTTTACATTGCAACATGTCATGGCCCTTTCTCAACAAAGCCCACATTTATACtttacatcacttcctgttctaTTGCTTTGTAATAATTATTATGCATGACTGTGATCCATTACAAATCTCCAAAAATCCCATGCCCCTCTCGTTAGCAATGATGAAAGACACCTCTTACACTGTCGGGTCTCATTAGGCCTGTGAGCATTTTCGTCCAATAGTTCTTCTGCATCGTGTCAAACCATGAAACAGTCCACTGGTGTTGGAGATGTGGTTTTACTTACGAACCAACGAAAGTGACCATCCATCGCCATGTACCTGTCTCTCCTGAACAACCATCCATCtcaatgtctgtctctctgcctgcctgtctccctatctgtctgtctgcctgcctgcctgtctgtttgtctgtttgtctgtttgagcGCCATGATTCAAGGACATCAAAAGCATTCAGCAAGAAAACAGGGAGAGTGCCAGCTTTGTCTAGCCTGTCAGCACATTTCACTCGTTGGCATGGAGTTCCATGGCCCACGCTCCATCTCTCTGAGAACAGACTGCAAGGCCTGGCAGAGGTAAAGATCCGTAGGTATTTatcagacgcttttgtccaaagcgactgaCAAACCTATCCTGCAGTGGCCGGTAATCGAAGGGGGGGAAAACAAGGCGGCGATGCCAACCTCTGTACCACCATCACCCACATATCATCGGTAGAAGAGGCCCCTGGACCAGCCCAGGCCCCAATTTGGCCTCGGGCCTTTCCAGAGTCCAATGCTATCAGGGACCTAAGTCCATTACCTTCACTAGAGGCACTGCCGGTCACACTCCCTGTGTGTTTCGCACCACCAAGAAGGCATACTCTTACCCTATGcacctatgagtgtgtgagtgtgtgtttgcactgaaGGAGTTTGACTGAACAAAATTCATTCACAGTTCACTGTAACATAGCAATGTTGCAGTGCTTACAATGCCAAAATAAATAGATTATAAAGGAACGGATATGTGAATAGGCAAATCCACTGAATGCAGTCTGAATCCATGAAAAA
Above is a window of Clupea harengus chromosome 21, Ch_v2.0.2, whole genome shotgun sequence DNA encoding:
- the cavin2b gene encoding caveolae-associated protein 2b — translated: MGEDAVQAERSSMISAHESQELVVPSPSPTQSSPTHSLSQLGSNAAPEPGAPAPAAPPSPTAGNLPRDGMTSPTGPVNAITVLTLLDKLVNMLDQVQENQHKMEGRQADMEGAVRGIQNDMTKLSKSHTSTSNTVSKLLEKSRKVSVHMKEVKDKMDKQASQVKKLEANHAHLLKRNNFKVLIFQEENEIPSSVFVKESPPFPRDVEENPALDTNRSHEEGLQTINLSSDEELGLDEEEEDESIGVLELQGEHMEKSRAEKMKRSSLKKMDSMKKAFSRQNIEKKMNKIGTKIVSVEQREKIKKSLTPTYPNTFKVSPLHFSLRKHRGGKGGGEAEADPEAVAGDQDENSPTAVASIELAPISPGEDLSFSELHPQLAPDTEEAKATVESMEKELDLSASVEEVSREYALSATLPQDASVCNGTEGEGKEDEEEEKEVAEAKEGETEVVVEQEEPEEDREVKGKGESAEANESPAGEEAAAEAAPPVPEAVAVQQAS